A section of the Festucalex cinctus isolate MCC-2025b chromosome 9, RoL_Fcin_1.0, whole genome shotgun sequence genome encodes:
- the LOC144025810 gene encoding endonuclease domain-containing 1 protein-like translates to MPHLHNMYSSIGALFLLFSWFDCLVLGEVHQDFSKCLDFFYMRTPPMGVNVAGYQPICQRYENQYRFASMYHRQHRIPLYSAYLISSADGKRPNCMWMYEPQLAFSRASPEMKPFDNQVDQNVIESQAVLADYNNSNYTKGHLNPSMHQRTREDRVATFTLTNIVPQKMGSNSGPWNNLEKKVQRKFKAFCEGPMYVITGAMPYANDTHWINNRVSVPEYMWSAYCCPSYKAKLPRNVRQQFPTYAAVGRNDRNSSEEIVPVNPKAKSLHLGYDVREMPLDTLESILAQRLAMPISLFEGQCQ, encoded by the exons ATGCCTCATTTGCACAACATGTATTCTTCCATTGGAGCTCTCTTTCTGCTCTTTAGCTGGTTTGACTGTCTCGTACTCGGAGAAGTCCACCAGGACTTCTCCAAATGCCTGGATTTCTTCTATATGAGAACGCCACCGATGGGTGTAAATGTAGCGGGATACCAGCCCATATGCCAGCGCTACGAAAACCAGTACCGCTTTGCCAGCATGTACCACCGTCAGCATCGCATACCTTTGTACTCGGCATATTTAATCAGCTCTGCAGATGGAAAACGCCCCAATTGCATGTGGATGTATGAGCCGCAG TTGGCTTTCTCCCGTGCCAGCCCTGAAATGAAACCATTCGACAATCAAGTGGATCAGAACGTGATAGAAAGCCAAGCAGTGCTTGCGGATTACAACAATTCCAACTACACCAAGGGCCATCTCAATCCCAGCATGCACCAGAGGACAAGAGAAGACCGCGTGGCCACGTTCACCCTCACCAATATTGTCCCTCAGAAGATGGGCTCCAATTCGGGGCCCTGGAATAACTTGGAAAAGAAAGTGCAGCGCAAGTTCAAGGCCTTCTGTGAGGGTCCTATGTATGTGATCACGGGAGCCATGCCTTATGCAAATGACACTCACTGGATCAATAACAGGGTGTCTGTCCCTGAGTACATGTGGTCCGCCTACTGCTGCCCGTCGTATAAGGCCAAGCTCCCTCGGAATGTGCGGCAACAGTTTCCAACTTACGCAGCGGTGGGCAGAAACGACCGAAACAGTAGTGAGGAGATTGTTCCAGTGAACCCCAAAGCAAAAAGCTTGCACCTTGGCTACGATGTAAGGGAGATGCCTCTGGACACCCTGGAGAGCATCCTGGCACAAAGGTTGGCCATGCCCATCAGTTTGTTTGAGGGCCAGTGTCAGTAG